One Babylonia areolata isolate BAREFJ2019XMU chromosome 20, ASM4173473v1, whole genome shotgun sequence DNA segment encodes these proteins:
- the LOC143294865 gene encoding selenoprotein P-like produces MDLLPAVKTLRILVLLLMLTGSPSVFAYIGRCHTIPGFRVNNVDPMALARGHLTIVALLSSNSSFSIRQARSLERLHGDFQTQGIDVYMMIVDGGPRPASGEDGVFENIVSFPVYHDDDNRTIWRQVFQGNVGDAFLIDRCGREISYIPISFLRYMAHDVVKRFVLNVCGNCDPNQTKSD; encoded by the exons ATGGATCTCCTCCCTGCAGTGAAGACACTACGGATCCTGgtcctgctgctgatgctgactgGTTCTCCATCAGTCTTTGCATATATCGGCCGTTGCCACACCATTCCAGGCTTCAGGGTGAACAACGTGGACCCCATGGCACTGGCCAGAGGTCACCTGACAATTGTGGCCTTGTTGTCCAGCAACAGTTCCTTCTCCATTCGCCAGGCCCGCAG TCTGGAACGCCTGCATGGAGACTTTCAGACCCAGGGCATAGACGTGTACATGATGATCGTGGACGGAGGACCCAGACCGGCGTCTGGAGAGGATGGAGTCTTTGAAAACATAGTGTCCTTCCCCGTctaccatgatgatgacaacaggacGATCTGGAGACAGGTGTTTCAAGGGAATGTAGGCGACGCCTTTCTTATTGACAG gtgtggacGGGAAATCAGTTACATCCCCATTAGTTTCCTTCGCTACATGGCGCATGATGTGGTAAAGAGATTTGTACTAAATGTTTGCGGCAACTGCGACCCAAACCAGACAAAATCAGACTGA